In Legionella cardiaca, a genomic segment contains:
- the hisF gene encoding imidazole glycerol phosphate synthase subunit HisF, with the protein MSNVRLIARLDIKGPNLIKGVHLEGLRVVGNPNEFATAYYAAGADELIYMDTVASLYGRNNLSEIVKKTAENVFIPITVGGGIRNVDDVKQLLRCGADKVAVNTAATKNPQLITEISRRFGSQCMVLSIEAKRLPNGRWEVMTDNGREHTGMDVIDWARNGQEFGAGEILLTSIDQEGTRKGFDIELIREVSDAVTIPIIASGGMGKAEDLLPAVLSGHADAIAMADLLHYKRSTLMEVRKIALDNNIHVRRL; encoded by the coding sequence ATGAGTAATGTCCGCTTGATAGCACGTTTGGATATTAAAGGACCAAATTTGATTAAAGGGGTACATCTCGAAGGACTAAGAGTTGTTGGTAATCCAAATGAGTTTGCCACAGCATATTATGCTGCTGGAGCTGACGAACTTATTTATATGGACACAGTGGCGAGTTTGTATGGGCGAAATAACTTATCTGAAATAGTTAAAAAAACAGCGGAAAATGTTTTTATTCCCATCACAGTGGGTGGTGGAATTCGCAATGTGGATGATGTAAAGCAATTACTCCGTTGCGGAGCAGATAAAGTTGCAGTTAACACAGCTGCAACTAAAAATCCCCAACTTATTACTGAAATTTCTCGCCGATTTGGTTCGCAATGTATGGTTTTATCTATTGAAGCGAAGCGACTTCCTAATGGTCGTTGGGAAGTAATGACTGATAATGGCCGAGAACATACTGGAATGGATGTTATTGATTGGGCTAGAAATGGTCAGGAGTTTGGGGCAGGGGAAATATTATTAACTTCGATTGATCAGGAAGGTACTCGCAAAGGATTTGACATCGAATTGATTCGTGAAGTTTCTGATGCTGTAACTATTCCAATTATAGCAAGTGGTGGCATGGGAAAGGCAGAAGATTTATTGCCTGCGGTTCTCTCGGGTCATGCAGATGCCATCGCTATGGCTGACTTGCTACATTATAAAAGAAGCACTCTTATGGAAGTAAGAAAAATAGCATTAGATAATAATATTCATGTGAGAAGGTTATGA